gattttggagagcttcaaggggagattttcaccTAGCAACACATggtaagtgattctcacctaTTACAAGTTATATACATGggttgtataaggatttaaacatggaaattagtagaaattgtgggggtTTTGGTAAAAAATctagaattgataattttggattttgaccacgattttggaaaaggaatttggaataaatcatatatttgagttcatagtgTTATGGGTGAAGCTTATATTTGagaattttcggaatccgggcacgtgagcccgagagttaactttatcgacttttcgagcggagttggaaaattattttaaatgatttattATGAGTTCTGGAGTAtgtttttattggtttgcacatttgtttgactagcttcggATAGTTGGGCATTAAATTGAAGAGTTAGCGTGGCGTTGGAGCCGACTATGAAACTTCAGAGCGAgctaagtctcttgtctaaccttgtgagaggggaaactaccccttggtgttatttattgttatgtgaaactaattgtgggtgctacgtacgcacgaggtgatgagagtccgtacgtagctataacatatttatgtccgggtacacttaggatcttatcatgtaatatttgaaatgCTTGAACTCATTGTGCTAGCTCgattaattgaagttataaatgtaattgatttagaaataaaaatagtccgcaagcatgtcgtgttattaaaatctgcattaacagaactgaaaagagaataagaaaaagtgacaaaattaagaaaagagacattcttggacaatgaaatattaatttcatttgatttgttttgatttttttttaattttaaagatagaagggtttacatcggaaagtaagacaataaaataaaacatccggatcacaccctgagataatctgGATGcaaaaaggatagcaagactggctaccgaaactcccgtctgatggggaacgttcaggcttggcgaccgtttttcggcttttcttctgtctcggcaatggctgcaatgaccttcagtgccggatcaaattcctcatctctccaatttctgttcatcaaaccctcTGAACCACTCTGAACCGcttgtgatgtggccttaaaggtagcatgactcaagattcggcccgcttttaaaccattttcgatcatctccccaattttgatagcctcgacGAACGGTCTACCCatagcagacatcatgttttggaagtagtctgcctcttgggcctgtaggaaAACCGTAACCATTTATGCTTCATCCATTGGAGGTTTTACCCTGGCGGCTTGCTCGCGCCATATGACAGCATATTCACAAAAGCATTCCGCGGTTTTCTTTGTCAAACTGGACACatagttcttttcttttttggatttttcactcttgctttctctttttattttttcttagttttttttttcgctcttttttttttctttttttttcactcagtttatttgatgtcaatgatcgaatccgatggggattgcctacgtagttcaggaaagatcagaaataaagtaaacaaactaacacttttttcctttatttgtttttactCAAACACAAAGCATACCATGAAAACTTCTAACAAGGAAcacattttttatatttattttttggaggggaatttttgaaaggaaaacttctttaagagtaaaaaaaaatatttttggattttgatttttttttgttatgtttttttaaatatatttcttttcttttgtttttgagaattttttaaaagaacgacttctaaagaagaaataattttttttttgaattatgatttttattttattttttccgaagaaagacttctaaagaagaaaaaaaaataatttttggattttgatttgatttttttttttcgaatgaaagacttctaaaaagaaagaaaatatttttggttttaattttttttatttgggattttctaaggaaagacttctaaagaaggaattaaataaaaatatttttggatttttgaaaattggggccggaaccgatgaggtttgcctacgtatctcacatccggtgagaatcaaacccgcgtagttaggtaagttttgacggaacaggggAAGAAGAATGACTTTTTGAAAATATtggcttattttctttctctctcttttttcaaaCTTTCGGTAGAGTTTTAGGATTTTTAAATACCTGGATTTTCAGAAATCGGATAAATTTCTCTCTCTTTCCTCACTCTtagtttttcttgattttctttttctattatAGAAGACGGTCAACATGCaggccgaaacaaataaatgtacaagtagcatgtaacaatgcagcaggatggtcttttgatttgggtacacctatcttagacggacccaacccgtgtgttgagtccccaaagtcaaatacacgtgatgcaaataaacgtacctactagggatcctgcatgaggttatgtcattctaagtttaaatcctgggtgtattgttctagacctggcttacccgagcggacaactcgagccgaggggggcagcgtaccgggaatacataAGTTTcatcggctttgcaacttgtccgtacctcgttctaaaattaggatatgactataacagaaaagaagccacgcgaagcgcacgcttcccagaagatttagaagactcggagagaagagggtttcataacagtttatatacagttgaatcaatatcaaagcggtaaaaagcggcatttagcacattaggcccaaatatgtATTATCATACAATCACAAGAAAGCCAAGCATAacatttattctaagctcgaattctgaaccctaaactAGAAAttttgggttcgatccccagcagagtcgccatagctgtcacatctccttttttccgaggggatagggagtttttccaattgaagtgatattattcgaaatgggtttatttatttattcagagtcaccacttggaataatttatggtgtcccaagtcaccgatttattttagaatcccaaatcaaagaaatttgactcttatttatggtctgcgaacacataagatcgggtaaggaattctgttaatccgagaGAAGGTGTGAAGCACTCacgagttccgtgattttagcacggtcgctcaactattaataattggcctagttatctgatttaatacatgttttaaacctatatgtgcatttttattccttttaatcgcttttaattatttatggaacttatttgaacaagtcgcgatgtcgcaaactcatttgtttttgtacatattatGAATCGcatcacgtgaaacgcacccgcaatttataacatatttatttttattattattcgaagttgaagTCAAGTCGTGTGAAACGCGCACTTGAGTTGgaatttacgtatcgtgaccatgccacggaaACCATactcatagtcacgatgatttattaatcgcgcctaaagcaactagcacgtgttcatgatttgtttttcttaacGGGTTTGAGATCTGTGTAAGGTCAAGAGCTATGAAAATCAATTGTGGAAAATGGGTCAGTTTTTGCTCTTACTCAATTGGGCCTGACAGAAACTATTTTGGACCAGATAAATTAAATTGGATCGTAGTACAATTGGCCCTTTAAAGCCAATTAATGAGTATGCCCAGTTACTAGTTTATCAAGCTACTCCCCTATCAATTAGTCAATTGCAGTAGTACATGTTTTATTAAACAAAGCCCAACCACCAGGCTcaatcattattttttttaagtccaaacttcatttttcaatttcaactagCAGACATAGATTTTATCTCCAAAGTTCAAACATTCACTACGTGCCCAAAAATCATGTTTTTTATCAATCTTCATGTTAATCATCAAGAAAGTAGCAAAATTTAACAAAGCTAATGAGACCTAACAattaatacaaaaaaaatatttcaatcttCATGAATCTAAATAAGatcaaattatatattcaagCATAATATCTTAATAAAACAATGATGAGAGAAATGGACCTTTACAAGACTGTTTTGAAGCTCGGACAATGGACAAGGATGTAAATGGAGCCTCGACCAAAATCGACAAATGGAGCTCGAACTCGACGACTTAACTTTGGAGCTATTGTTTTTTATACAAAAGGGGATTGTTTCGCTGGGTTCGGGGTTGGAGTTTAGGTGATGAATTGCTGGATGTTTCGAAAGAAagccgaagaaagaatgacacgagtagaaattccattatcctagaagaagaaaaataaatttctctcaattccctcctccctctttttttctccttctccccCTATTTGTttttcctcacatttctcttctatttatagaaaaaaattcggaattttcatattgtttttatttatttttaattttttttaattttttaattaaaaagaatttccacttcccatttttcttatttttttaaaaaaataattctccactttcctttacttttattttttaatttctcacttttttaaaattttaatatatttaaaatccactttttttacttttcttttttatttttcaattattttactttttttatttccacttacttttacttttattaaaaaaaaatcagatacccttacttttattttttaattccaactttattttactctttatttttttaaatttccacattcttttacttttattattttaatttttcacttttttttattaaacaatttctacctacttttacttttactttttaattttatatttctacttttactattttttctaATTCCCATCCGcaattgtaaaaaaaataaaataataataattaatttttatttattttcggatttttttaattcattttattttcaaataaagaaaaaacaataatactaatattaatattaataattgaccttttaaattattattaatttttaccctatataaaaaaaatgtaacaaagctaaaaaaatatatattaaatttctgaaaatatttacatagttgaaggtgataaaaattcaaatatagtcaaaaattaggtgctcacacactaccttcttgaaggttgacgtcggcaGAGATTTGATGAATAAATTAGCCATATTAATTCcaatgaatatgttgcaccttgaaaaTCCTCGATATCAcgttatcatgcttatagttatagcaagatacatattTGCACCAATTGCACTTAGgattgtatatgctttaagccaattgaatccttcagggattgttatataagtcatataatagactttagatgcatatcaagttttcatgtcatgatAGACATCTAAGATAGATAAAAGTGATTGCacacaccattgactttatactttcaaatGTTTGAACTAGAAGTCCAAAACTATACGACTTTTATATGAAACAAATTCTATTCGAATTCTGTCCCTTTCATTTGGCCAATACTTTTGTGTCCGTACTCAACAGACTTAAGATCCCCATATATACTTAACGCTATTATAGATGTcgtcgacgaacattttatatcggttccaatattttttcataaagacataacatagagatctcttcttTCATTTCAGGTACCTAAACCTCTTTTGAGGGTTTATAAAATGTTAAATCATGTACTagtctagagcacttgcctcttATTATGATCTTTTTGATCTTTTGCTCCTATTCTTTAtcaaaaaatttatttgaaaccgatttgtctatacgctttaagcgtaccatagactttgtccttctatgACTCATTCTAATAGAAGCATTTGtagtgagaatatagttactttctttgggtcagcaaatgcgtctggcatgctttgcaatatattgcagatgaattatctttttatgaacttcaaattcatattatcttattcaaCGATCTAGATGTACAAACGATAATTCATtccgtaactttttctcaactgtttatcatgtctccccctcatgttagaaaaactaacttgcttcctcaactttgaaAATTCATCTTCGTgtgttatggtgttaatcaaaaaatatatcgcacaacaataataataagatggaattatttggttcatgacccCAAACCATTTGTAAGGGGAGAatataatatactttcgtatataatctatatcagtttgatatagaAAACTTTGTTATCATAAAAAATAGTTtaactattaagtggaggcactcaataaattattttgctaaaccagttgtaatgtaaaccaacttatcaagatgaactatcttgaatagaaaatatggaaattatactcgaaattaaattattgagcaagttacctcgcaaacatCAGGTTGCGGATTAATAATAATCGcgcatgtaaccatctcatagatgcatcttatgtggcatacatggcaggtgaatggaCCCATATTCACTTTTTATATTTTCAGTATTCAtaggattcaatcccaatttagttggtctattaattaatgagaacaagcaacataagagaatctgtaaagaactttctagttctttaatatttactcatgtgaattctcttttatttttgcgcATCATATTTAAATTGATATGGCTAAACTAGTTATGTCAATtggataaattatcaatattgttaaactttaggtttacaccatgacatgtgcaattatcaataaactccaagtttattacgatatgggtttttatatcaataaacatccAGTTTACTGCATCATGTAATTTTACCATATtatttatttgtgtagtacaaatcaGGCAATAAAGCGGGTAGTTTTCATATGCATATTACCCCGCTAcagttgtagtaatataaagatattaaatcttctgattatttatagtctcaatataaccatccgctttcgcgaatactttagaaactcaataagttatttgagacttactacaacacaatcccttattgataattaattttattcctccaaaatagtaataattgtCTATTcgagagctctcaattaatttggtACTACCACATGCTTATCAACATCCATATGgcgaatatctcttttaaagagaaagttataccattatggtcatggtcaaaattatatgcaagatttaTTTCTTGCATTACTATTatcctttaataatcacattaccAATATATTTTGGCGTAGaataggtacgtgaccaatgaccattcatgccataataatgacattattttcttatatcatctcaaacctccttctagaggtgtgtggtatattcactaccacgttcatattctttcaagaataaatatgtattcataaatcacatgcTGTCACATTCACaacatgaatggaccataatcatctatatgtgctttacaaaatctcatgtcaaatcgatgacaaatattactttcacagagAGAAGGATTATTTTaagaatccttattattctcattaccacaatgatgatGATTATAATTTCGTTTATTGCCACGTCCACGTCCATTGGTACTTTCACGTAATAATTTTGTTCTCTTTCAGACTTATTacatactgctatcacattctcttaagggaacgAGAATAAAACAAATTCAATGGGACGTGTTTTCACTTCTTATGCTCAAAATCATActtgaatttgatcatggcaagacatagaaattttatCACTTCGgatggttataatttcttacaaacttTATTGGAGTTacaatcaaaatttattgtctttgcttatatttaaaatcaaattatagaatttcaagaatttaaaagagaaaaataaagtaaaatacttaccttaaatccagaatttattcCTCATGGAatcatggaacaattgacaatcattatacTCAATGTTATGTATAAGTTAGAGCACAATGCACGTATCCCAGAGCCTCTACTCAATTGGTTGGAGTCTCGTGTTAATAacgtattataaaataataaaagaagaagaagaaaaagaagattgtAGAGAAAAAtagggagagagaattcttatttatttgagatgaattacaatggaatagaaccatctatttatagggaaaaagtgacttagtatgcgtttggacataagaattataaaattcgaaaaaatggtgaaaaaagttttcaagtgaaaatgatatttgaaatttagagttatgtttggacataaatttcagtttgggttgtttttgaagttttgtgagtgatttgagtgaaaattttgaaaaatagttttttgcagtttttcaaattttcgaaatttccaaaatgtatcttcaagtgaaaattgaaaattttatgaacaaacgctgatttcgaaaaaaagtgaattttctttttagaaaaatcttccatcaaattttatgtccaaactgGCACTTAGTCACTAAGTAACAAactctaaaatctctctaaaatatagacattcaccttaaatataattctatttataatattttaagtccaatttttcgTACTTGTCCATAGGGGGAATTAAACCACTTGTTCTGAGTGATAGATTGATAGTTGAACCACTCAAGTAGTTACGTTAGATAAAAAAGTTAATAAAATGGAAATAAAATTAAAACTTGTGAGCAAAGTGCAAACTCTAGTACAGTTGTACCATAAGTGACAGCTATATCTAAACCATAACATATTTTGATTGATTGGCGatgtaataatataaaaaataatcaaatactTATGCATCAAATTTCTATATGCTAGGGTATTTTTTTTATAGACTAGTTATTGTTATCTACGTTATCATTCCTTTAAAAACTGAAATTGCTTAGCTGGATCGTTGTCTTATGAATAATATAGTAAAAACTTCACATAAATTTCAAAGTGATTTCAAACCGTAACTATTTTCAGTCAATCTGAAACTTACGAAGGATAATTTTGAGTTACAGACGCAATCCTATCGTTGTTCAAATTTAAGACTGTTGGTTCCAAAATTGTAAATTCCGTAACAATAACTCCTCAAAAGTACAAAACAAAAAAGACACGTTGGACTGATACAAAAAAGTGAAGAAACATTGCACACTTAACCTTGATACCAAATAATATAGTCATGGAAAAATATAGTAGTATATGTAATCTTCTCAGTTTTAGCATATGGCTATTGAATGGTGAGAATCTTTTTATGGAATGTGATCAGTAACTTTTTCATTTTAAACAATAATATCATTTTTTTCCTTATTAGAGAAAAAGATTATTGCAAAAGATTCACTTTCCTTTCATCGTTCAAATTTTAGACAGTAGGTTCATATTTGTAAAATTCCATAATACTCCCTTCAATTGCACACTTAACTTTGATACCAAATATAGACatggaaaatatatatataatctctTTAGTATTTAGAATATAGCTTGGAATGGTGAGAATCTTTTATGATATGCAATTAGTAAAAAATTCGAGACTTTGTTTCCCCTAGAAATTGTATATAAAAAAGCACAAAGAATCTCAAAAAAGAATCTCAAAAGACCATACATTTGTTCTTGTCCTTGAAAGTTGAACCACTttcccctttcttcttcttcttcttcttcttcttcttcttcttcttcttcttcttcttcttcttcttcttcttcttcttcttcttcttcttcttcttcttcttctttagaattgACTCAAGGGCTTCCATTCGTGATATAGCTATTACTATTTTGGTCACACCCAAAAATCTTCCTATTTTAAACCCACTTCTCTCTAGGCACCCATCAATTAATACTCTTATTTTGCCTTTCCCTTCACACCCTTCAATTCCCGACGGCGTTGAGAACGTCAAGGATCTTCCCGCCGATGGGTTCCGTTCTATGATGTATACTCTTGGTAAACTTCAAGATCCCATCTTGGACTGGTTCAACAACCACCCTTCGCCGCCGTCGGCCATAATTTCCGATATGTTTTTGGGGTTCACTCACGAAATTGCTACCCAGCTCGGTATTCGCCGGTACGTGTTCTCCACCTCCGGCGCGTTGGCTTTATCAGTTGTTTATTCACTGTGGAGTGAAATGCCCCAAAGGAAAAATACCAACGATGAGGACGAGATTTTTGAACTCCCTAATATTCCGAATTGCCCAAAATTCCCTTGGTGGCAGTTATCTCCTATTTTTCGCAGCTATGTTAAAGGAGACCCAAATTCAGAATTCATTAGAGAAAGTTATCTTGCTGATATAGCGAGTCACGGACTCGTTGTCAACACGTTCACGGAGTTGGAAAGTGAGTATTTAGATCATCTGATGAAAGATTTGGGCCACGACAGGGTTTGGGCTGTGGGTCCAGTACTGCCTCCAGGCGAggaaaatgataccaataattcTGGTTCATCCAACAGAGGTGGTTCGAGCTCTGCTTTGGCTAGTGAAATATTAGCATGGCTCGACACGTGTGAAGATAACTCGGTTGTGTACGTTTGTTTTGGTAGTCAAGCTGTGTTAACAAACAAGCAAATGGAGGAGTTGGCAATTGCGTTGGAGAAAAGTGGTGTCAAGTTCATTTGGTCAGCTAAAAGGGCCACAAAAGGACACGTGTCGAACAATTACGGCGTGATTCCATCTTGGTTTGAGGAAAAAGTGGCTGGAAGGGGTTTGGTGATAAGAGATTGGGCCCCTCAAGTTTTGATCCTAAGGCACCGAGTCCTGGCTGCGTTCTTGACTCATAGCGGTTGGAACTCGACGCTCGAAGGCTTAGTTGCGGGTGTACCAATGTTAACGTGGCCAATGGGTGCTGACcaatttgcaaatgcgaaccttttAGTGGACGAGCATAAGGTAGCAACTAGAGCTTGTGAAGGTGCAAAAACGAT
This DNA window, taken from Nicotiana tabacum cultivar K326 chromosome 4, ASM71507v2, whole genome shotgun sequence, encodes the following:
- the LOC107808719 gene encoding UDP-glycosyltransferase 89B2-like isoform X1, whose translation is MMYTLGKLQDPILDWFNNHPSPPSAIISDMFLGFTHEIATQLGIRRYVFSTSGALALSVVYSLWSEMPQRKNTNDEDEIFELPNIPNCPKFPWWQLSPIFRSYVKGDPNSEFIRESYLADIASHGLVVNTFTELESEYLDHLMKDLGHDRVWAVGPVLPPGEENDTNNSGSSNRGGSSSALASEILAWLDTCEDNSVVYVCFGSQAVLTNKQMEELAIALEKSGVKFIWSAKRATKGHVSNNYGVIPSWFEEKVAGRGLVIRDWAPQVLILRHRVLAAFLTHSGWNSTLEGLVAGVPMLTWPMGADQFANANLLVDEHKVATRACEGAKTIPNSDELAKLLAEAVQGKGVERRARASELRKAALNGIKEGGNSFKDLETFVKHLREEATKIKRYEVFGDQFSWQGLSGINNYTG
- the LOC107808719 gene encoding UDP-glycosyltransferase 89B2-like isoform X2; this translates as MMYTLGKLQDPILDWFNNHPSPPSAIISDMFLGFTHEIATQLGIRRYVFSTSGALALSVVYSLWSEMPQRKNTNDEDEIFELPNIPNCPKFPWWQLSPIFRSYVKGDPNSEFIRESYLADIASHGLVVNTFTELESEYLDHLMKDLGHDRVWAVGPVLPPGEENDTNNSGSSNRGGSSSALASEILAWLDTCEDNSVVYVCFGSQAVLTNKQMEELAIALEKSGVKFIWSAKRATKGHVSNNYGVIPSWFEEKVAGRGLVIRDWAPQVLILRHRVLAAFLTHSGWNSTLEGLVAGVPMLTWPMGADQFANANLLVDEHKVATRACEGAKTIPNSDELAKLLAEAVQGKGVERRARASELRKAALNGIKEGGNSFKDLETFVKHLREEATKIKRSRCS